From the genome of Rhodothermales bacterium:
GCTTCTCCGCCAGCCCCTTTGTCCGTACCGCCTTCGGCGACGACGTGGTCGACCATTACAGCCACTTTTTTACCGTCGAGCAAGACGCCTACGACAAAGCCGTGACGGACTGGGAGCGGAAACGCTACTTCGAGAGAATCTGAAGGATGGGTACAGGTTGGCAGGCCTGTCCTGAGGGACGGCGGCGCCAGCCGACGGACTCGAAGGATTGCAGGTTGCAGGTTGCAGATTGACTTGCCTATCCTGAAGGATAACGGCGCGAGCCACTTTTCACTTTTCACTTTTCACTTTTACCTTTTCACTTTTACCTTTCCCCATGCGTCTTAAAGACAACGTTGCGCTGATCACCGGCGCCGGCGCCGGCATCGGCCGGGAGACGGCACTGCTTTTTGCCCGCGAGGGCGCCCGAGTAGTGGCTGTCGACATCAACGAAGAGCCTGGCCGCGAGACGGTTCGGTTGGTGGAGGCCGCCGGCGGTGTCGCCTCGTTTTTCCGGGCCGATGTGTCGAAAGGGGCCGACTGCGAGGCGATGGTCGCGGCGGCGGAGAAAGCCTACGGCCGGCTAACGGTGCTGTTTAACAACGCCGGCATCATGCACAGCCAGGACGACGACGCGGTATCCACCGAGGAATCGGTGTGGGACCTGACGATGAACGTTAACGTGAAGAGTGTCTTCTTCGGCTGCAAGTACGGCATCCCCGCGCTGCGCCGCGCCGGCGGCGGCTCGATCATCAATACGGCGTCGTTCGTCGCGTTGCTGGGCGCGGCCACCCCGCAGATCGCCTACACCGCCAGCAAAGGCGCGGTGCTCTCAATGACGCGCGAGCTC
Proteins encoded in this window:
- a CDS encoding glucose 1-dehydrogenase; this encodes MRLKDNVALITGAGAGIGRETALLFAREGARVVAVDINEEPGRETVRLVEAAGGVASFFRADVSKGADCEAMVAAAEKAYGRLTVLFNNAGIMHSQDDDAVSTEESVWDLTMNVNVKSVFFGCKYGIPALRRAGGGSIINTASFVALLGAATPQIAYTASKGAVLSMTRELAVIHAREKIRVNALCPGPLRTELLMKFLNTEEKKQRRLVHVPMGRFGEAAEMAQAALYLASNESSYVTGTTFTVDGGITAAYVTPE